A single Fundulus heteroclitus isolate FHET01 chromosome 4, MU-UCD_Fhet_4.1, whole genome shotgun sequence DNA region contains:
- the leo1 gene encoding RNA polymerase-associated protein LEO1: MADRGELFGSDGDSDNDNDQRESVSGSGSDSEQERPRSVSNASGSDSERERDDDDDDEGHETGKPSMNKELFGDDSEDEQRSGSDNQSERSGNQSDASMHSDQGENDRSDAEQHSGSERDQREEDEDDEDLAHRSDGGSPASSAMSGGGSPHSERDSVRSDRSMHSEPRTPQSGPGTPHSDGEASGRENQSDDEKWVGGAKSDQSEDEEEKRPYSDEDRENSDDEAPRNRKPESAKGSDSEDDFLRQKSKPKAASDSDSDSDGGTKKTVKAAADDLFGEADDISSDSDAEKPPTPGQPLEGDDVMEGDQAEEEPAPETRIEVEIPKVSTDLGSDLYFVKLPNFLSVEPRPFDPQYYEDEFEDEEMLDEEGRTRLKLKVENTIRWRAKRDEEGNETRESNARIVKWSDGSMSLHLGNEVFDVYKAPLQGDHNHLFIRQGTGLQGQAVFKTKLTFRPHSTDSATHRKMTLSLADRCSKTQKIRILPMAGRDPESQRNEMIKKEEERLRASIRRESQQRRMREKQHQRGLSSSYLEPDRYDDEEEGEEAISLAAIKSKYKGGGGLREERARIYSSDSDEGSDDDKAQRLMKAKKLDSDEEGEGSGKRKAEDDEETTTKRAKKYVISDEEEEEEEEEEEEDDE, encoded by the exons ATGGCGGACCGGGGTGAATTGTTCGGCAGCGATGGAGACAGCGACAACGACAACGACCAGAGAG AATCCGTCTCTGGCTCCGGATCGGACTCTGAGCAGGAGAGACCTCGATCCGTCAGCAACGCCTCAGGCAGCGACAGCGAGAGGGAGCGGGACGACGACGATGACGACGAAGGCCACGAGACGGGAAAGCCGAGCATGAACAAG GAGCTGTTCGGCGACGACAGCGAGGACGAGCAGCGCAGCGGCAGCGACAACCAGTCCGAGCGCTCGGGCAACCAGTCGGACGCCAGCATGCACTCGGACCAGGGGGAGAACGACCGCTCTGACGCGGAGCAGCACAGCGGGTCCGAGCGCGACCAGAGGGAGGAGGACGAAGACGACGAGGACCTGGCCCACCGGTCGGATGGAGGGAGCCCGGCGAGCAGCGCGATGTCCGGCGGTGGAAGCCCTCACTCCGAGAGGGACAGCGTTCGCTCGGACAGAAG CATGCACAGCGAGCCCCGGACGCCGCAGTCGGGGCCGGGCACCCCCCACTCTGACGGGGAGGCTTCTGGCAGGGAGAACCAGTCAGACGACGAGAAGTGGGTAGGGGGCGCTAAGAGCGACCAGTCcgaggacgaggaggagaagCGCCCCTACTCCGACGAGGACCGGGAGAACTCGGACGACGAGGCGCCGAGAAACAGGAAACCAG AGTCTGCAAAGGGCAGCGACAGCGAAGACGACTTCctcagacaaaaaagcaaaccCAAAGCCGCGTCGGACTCCGACTCAGACAGCGACGGCGGAACGAAGAAGA CGGTGAAAGCGGCAGCGGATGATCTGTTCGGAGAAGCTGACGACATTTCTTCAGACAGCGACGCAGAGAAGCCGCCGACCCCGGGGCAGCCTCTG GAGGGAGACGACGTGATGGAGGGAGACCAGGCCGAGGAGGAGCCGGCGCCCGAGACCCGGATCGAAGTGGAGATCCCGAAAGTGAGCACGGACCTGGGATCAGACCTTTATTTTGTCAAGTTGCCCAACTTCTTGTCCGTGGAGCCCAG ACCCTTTGATCCCCAGTACTACGAGGATGAGTTTGAGGATGAAGAGATGCTGGACGAGGAGGGTCGGACCAGACTCAAACTCAAG GTGGAAAACACGATCAGGTGGAGAGCCAAACGAGACGAGGAGGGCAACGAAACGCGAGAGAGCAACGCCCGCATCGTCAAGTGGTCCGAcggcag CATGTCCCTCCACCTGGGCAACGAAGTGTTTGACGTCTACAAAGCTCCTCTCCAGGGAGACCACAACCACCTGTTTATCCGACAGGGCACGGGGCTGCAGGGCCAGGCCGTGTTCAAAACCAAGCTCACGTTCAG ACCCCACTCCACAGACAGCGCCACCCACAGGAAGATGACGCTGTCTCTGGCCGACCGCTGCTCAAAGACGCAGAAGATCAGAATACTCCCCATGGCTGGCCGAGACCCAGAGTCGCAACGCAACGAAATGATCAAA AAAGAGGAGGAGCGTCTGCGAGCGTCGATCCGCAGAGAGTCCCagcagaggaggatgagggagAAGCAGCACCAGAGGGGCCTGAGCAGCAGCTACCTGGAGCCGGACCGCTACGACGACGAGGAGGAGGGCGAGGAGGCCATCAGCCTGGCCGCCATTAAGAGCAAATACAAGGGAGGAGGAGGCCTGAGAG AGGAGAGAGCACGGATCTACTCGTCAGACAGCGACGAAGGCTCCGATGACGACAAAGCCCAGAGGCTGATGAAGGCCAAGAAGTTGGACAGCGATGAG GAGGGTGAGGGGTCGGGCAAGAGGAAGGCTGAAGACGACGAAGAGACGACCACTAAAAGGGCCAAGAAATATGTAATCAGcgacgaagaggaggaggaggaggaggaagaggaggaggaggatgatgaatag